A region from the Bos indicus x Bos taurus breed Angus x Brahman F1 hybrid chromosome 9, Bos_hybrid_MaternalHap_v2.0, whole genome shotgun sequence genome encodes:
- the BACH2 gene encoding transcription regulator protein BACH2 isoform X2 codes for MSVDEKPDSPMYVYESTVHCANILLGLNDQRKKDILCDVTLIVERKEFRAHRAVLAACSEYFWQALVGQTKNDLVVSLPEEVTARGFGPLLQFAYTAKLLLSRENIREVIRCAEFLRMHNLEDSCFSFLQTQLLNSEDGLFVCRKDAACQRPHEDPEDSAGEEEDEEEETMDSDTAKMACPRDQMLPDPISFEATTIPVAEKEEVLLPESDVPADTKESSAKDALTQYPRYKKYQLACTKNVYNASSHSTSGFASTFSEDHSGTSLKPGLAVGQIKSEPPSEENEEESITLCLSGDEPDVKDRAGDVEMDRKQPSPAPAPVPAPPAGAACLERSRGAPSPSCLRSLFSITKSVESSGLPGTSQQHFARSSACPFDKGITQGDLKTDYAPFPGNYGQPHMGQKDTSSFTMGSPLKGPGLEALCKQEGELDRRSVIFSSSACDQVSTAVHSYSGVSALDKDLSEPVPKGLWVGAGQSLPSSQAYPHGGLMADHLPGRMRPNTSCPVPIKVCPRSPPLETRTRTSSSCSSYSYAEDGSGGSPCSLPLCEFSSSPCSQGARFLATEHQEPGLMGDGMYNQVRPQIKCEQSYGTNSSDESGSFSEADSESCPVQDRGQEVKLPFPVDQITDLPRNDFQMMIKMHKLTSEQLEFIHDVRRRSKNRIAAQRCRKRKLDCIQNLECEIRKLVCEKEKLLSERNQLKACMGELLDNFSCLSQEVCRDIQSPEQIQALHRYCPVLRPVGLPTAPSINPTPLSVEQNLAAPQCAVGESAPCCLEQGAAAPGPPWAPSNASENCTSARRLEGTDPGTFSERGPPLEPRSQTVTVDFCQEMTDKCTTDEQPRKDYTQ; via the exons GTCACGGCCAGGGGGTTTGGGCCACTGTTGCAGTTCGCCTACACCGCCAAGCTGTTACTCAGCAGAGAAAACATCCGCGAGGTCATCCGCTGTGCCGAGTTCCTGCGCATGCACAACCTGGAGGACTCCTGCTTCAGCTTCCTGCAGACCCAGCTCCTGAACAGCGAGGATGGCCTCTTCGTGTGCCGGAAGGATGCTGCGTGCCAGCGCCCGCACGAGGACCCCGAGGACAGCGCGGGAGAGGAGGAGGACGAAGAGGAGGAGACCATGGATTCGGATACGGCCAAGATGGCTTGCCCTAGGGACCAGATGCTTCCAGATCCCATCAGCTTTGAGGCCACCACCATCCCAGtggcagagaaggaagaagttTTGTTGCCCGAGTCCGACGTGCCCGCGGACACCAAGGAGAGCTCGGCCAAGGACGCGTTAACGCAGTACCCCAGATACAAGAAATACCAGCTTGCATGTACCAAGAATGTCTATAACGCATCATCACACAGTACCTCAGGTTTTGCAAGCACATTCAGTGAAGATCACTCTGGCACCAGCCTCAAACCGGGGCTTGCCGTGGGGCAGATTAAAAGCGAGCCGCCCAGCGAAGAGAACGAAGAAGAGAGCATCACGCTCTGCCTGTCCGGAGATGAGCCTGACGTCAAAGACCGAGCGGGCGACGTGGAAATGGACCGGAAgcagcccagccccgcccccgctcCCGTCCCCGCGCCCCCTGCCGGGGCCGCCTGCCTGGAGAGGTCCAGGGGCGCGCCCTCCCCGTCCTGCTTAAGGTCTCTGTTCAGCATAACAAAAAGTGTGGAGTCGTCCGGCTTGCCCGGGACCTCTCAGCAGCACTTTGCCAGGAGTTCAGCGTGCCCTTTTGACAAGGGGATCACTCAGGGTGACCTTAAAACTGACTACGCCCCTTTCCCGGGGAATTACGGACAGCCCCACATGGGCCAGAAGGACACGTCCAGCTTCACCATGGGGTCGCCCCTCAAGGGGCCTGGCTTGGAGGCTCTCTGTAAACAGGAAGGAGAGCTGGACCGGAGAAGCGTCATCTTCTCCTCCAGCGCCTGTGACCAAGTGAGCACCGCGGTGCACTCGTATTCTGGGGTAAGCGCTCTGGACAAAGACCTCTCCGAGCCGGTGCCAAAGGGCCTGTGGGTGGGGGCCGGCCAGTCCCTCCCCAGCTCACAGGCCTACCCTCACGGTGGGCTGATGGCGGACCACTTGCCAGGAAGGATGCGGCCCAACACTAGCTGCCCGGTGCCAATCAAAGTGTGCCCTCGCTCGCCCCCGTTGGAGACCAGGACAAGGACTTCCAGCTCGTGCTCCTCCTACTCCTACGCAGAGGATGGGAGTGGGGGCTCGCCCTGCAGCCTCCCTCTCTGCGAGTTCTCCTCCTCGCCCTGTTCCCAGGGAGCCAGATTCCTTGCCACAGAACATCAGGAACCAGGCCTGATGGGAGACGGAATGTACAACCAAGTCCGACCCCAGATTAAATGTGAGCAGTCTTACGGAACCAACTCCAGCGACGAATCCGGATCGTTCTCGGAAGCAGACAGTGAGTCGTGTCCTGTGCAGGACAGGGGCCAGGAG GTCAAACTTCCATTTCCTGTCGATCAAATCACAGACCTTCCGAGGAATGACTTCCAGATGATGATCAAGATGCACAAGCTGACATCGGAGCAGTTAGAGTTCATTCACGATGTCCGCCGGCGCAGCAAAAACCGTATCGCCGCCCAGCGCTGCCGCAAGAGGAAGCTGGACTGTATTCAGAACTTAGAATGTGAAATCCGCAAACTG gtgtgtgagaaagagaagcTGTTGTCAGAGAGGAATCAGCTGAAAGCATGCATGGGAGAACTGCTGGACAACTTCTCTTGCCTCTCCCAGGAAGTCTGCCGAGACATCCAGAGCCCCGAGCAGATCCAGGCCCTGCATCGGTACTGCCCTGTCCTCAGACCCGTGGGTCTTCCCACAGCCCCCAGTATTAACCCCACGCCCCTGAGCGTGGAGCAGAACCTTGCCGCCCCTCAGTGCGCGGTGGGGGAAAGTGCACCCTGCTGCTTGGAGCAGGGGGCAGCGGCCCCCGGCcctccctgggcccccagcaACGCCTCAGAGAACTGTACTTCTGCTCGGAGGCTGGAAGGCACTGACCCAGGGACCTTCTCTGAGAGAGGGCCTCCCCTGGAACCCAGGAGCCAAACGGTGACCGTGGACTTCTGCCAGGAAATGACTGATAAGTGTACAACGGATGAACAACCCAGGAAAGATTACACCCAGTGA